One part of the Sporosarcina ureae genome encodes these proteins:
- a CDS encoding cysteine desulfurase, which translates to MLSKDIRNHFPILDQEVNGHPLVYLDSAATSQKPVQVIEALNRYYRFDNSNVHRGVHTLGNRATDGYEGAREKVRKFINAKSTQEVIFMRGTTTAINTVAQSYGRANVSEGDEIVITHMEHHSNIIPWQQLAKETGAVLKYIDLEEDGTLSLDKVRETITDKTKIVSIMYVSNVLGTMNPIEEITKIAHQHGAVMCVDAAQAAPHLKIDVQNLDCDFLAFSGHKMCGPTGIGVLYGKKDLLNNMEPIEFGGEMIDFVGLYESTWKELPWKFEGGTPIIAGAIGLGAAIDFLEEIGLDAIEKHEHELAGYAMDKMSEIDGLTIYGPRDPEKRAGLVTFNLDDVHPHDVATVLDMNGIAVRAGHHCAQPLMKWLQVSSTARASFYLYNTTDDVDRLVEGLRTTKEYFNDVY; encoded by the coding sequence ATGCTCAGCAAAGACATCCGCAATCATTTCCCTATATTAGACCAAGAAGTCAATGGACATCCTCTTGTCTACTTGGATAGTGCTGCTACATCACAAAAGCCTGTTCAAGTAATTGAGGCACTGAATCGCTACTATCGCTTTGATAACTCGAATGTTCACCGTGGGGTGCATACACTTGGGAATCGCGCGACAGACGGCTATGAAGGTGCTCGCGAGAAAGTCCGTAAATTCATTAATGCCAAATCCACGCAAGAAGTGATCTTCATGCGCGGTACAACAACAGCTATCAACACTGTTGCGCAAAGTTATGGCCGTGCCAATGTCTCGGAAGGTGACGAGATCGTCATTACACATATGGAGCACCATTCCAATATTATTCCGTGGCAACAGCTCGCAAAAGAAACTGGCGCCGTGTTAAAATATATTGATTTAGAAGAAGACGGTACATTATCACTTGATAAAGTACGGGAAACCATTACAGACAAAACGAAAATTGTTTCGATCATGTATGTTTCCAACGTCCTCGGTACGATGAATCCGATTGAAGAAATCACAAAAATTGCCCATCAACATGGCGCAGTGATGTGTGTGGATGCTGCACAAGCAGCTCCACATTTAAAAATAGATGTACAGAATCTAGATTGCGACTTCCTTGCATTTTCCGGACACAAAATGTGTGGACCTACCGGTATCGGTGTCCTCTACGGTAAGAAGGATTTGCTCAATAATATGGAACCTATCGAATTCGGCGGCGAAATGATTGATTTTGTCGGATTATACGAATCCACATGGAAAGAGTTGCCTTGGAAATTTGAAGGCGGCACACCTATTATTGCAGGAGCTATCGGACTCGGTGCAGCCATCGACTTCCTGGAAGAAATCGGTTTGGATGCTATCGAAAAGCATGAACACGAACTAGCTGGTTATGCTATGGATAAAATGTCTGAAATCGACGGTTTGACCATTTACGGTCCAAGAGATCCAGAAAAGCGCGCAGGATTGGTCACATTCAATTTGGATGACGTCCATCCTCACGATGTTGCTACTGTACTCGATATGAATGGTATAGCTGTTCGTGCAGGTCACCATTGTGCACAACCGTTGATGAAATGGTTACAAGTTTCTTCGACAGCACGTGCTAGCTTCTATCTTTACAACACCACTGATGACGTAGATCGCCTCGTGGAAGGACTTCGCACAACAAAGGAGTATTTTAACGATGTCTACTAA
- the sufD gene encoding Fe-S cluster assembly protein SufD, which yields MTVETTLALTEQDVRSYSAKVEEAAWMADFRSNALAKAEVLEMPRPDKTKITKWNFTEFPSHTVESSIFAGLEEMPTEAKALIDDEQQQNIYVQHNNTPAYLSLSEDLKSQGVIMTDIFTASREHSELLQKHLMTNGVKVDEHKLTALHAALINGGVFVYVPKNVVIEDPLQVLFIHDNEEASLFNHVVIVAEENSQVTYVESYLSTIEHAATQANIVSEVFAMANAKIVYGAVDVLAEGMTTYVNRRGVTGPHARIEWALGLMNDSNTISENITHLVGDGSSSDMKSVVVGRGNQKQNFTSEIVHWGLDTDAFILKHGVMKENSTAIFNGIGRIAKGATRSNAVQESRILMLGERGRGDANPILLIDEDDVTAGHAASVGRVDPLQMFYLMSRGITQEEAERLIIHGFLAPVVSKLPIAGVRKQLTEVIERKVR from the coding sequence ATGACGGTTGAAACAACATTGGCATTGACCGAACAAGACGTCCGCTCTTATTCCGCAAAAGTGGAGGAAGCTGCTTGGATGGCAGATTTTCGTTCGAATGCTCTAGCTAAAGCTGAAGTACTCGAAATGCCAAGACCAGATAAAACTAAGATTACAAAGTGGAATTTCACGGAATTCCCTTCACATACAGTTGAAAGCTCAATCTTCGCGGGCTTGGAAGAAATGCCAACAGAAGCGAAAGCATTGATTGATGACGAACAACAACAAAACATTTACGTGCAGCACAATAACACACCTGCATACCTTTCATTGTCAGAAGATCTGAAGTCACAAGGCGTTATTATGACGGATATCTTCACGGCATCACGCGAACACAGTGAGTTGTTGCAGAAACACTTGATGACTAATGGTGTGAAAGTGGATGAGCATAAATTAACAGCTCTTCACGCAGCATTGATCAACGGTGGAGTATTTGTCTACGTACCTAAAAACGTAGTTATCGAAGATCCACTGCAAGTACTCTTCATTCACGATAATGAAGAAGCTTCATTATTTAACCACGTAGTAATTGTCGCAGAGGAAAACAGCCAAGTAACATATGTAGAAAGCTATCTTTCTACTATCGAGCATGCGGCAACTCAAGCGAACATTGTATCTGAAGTATTTGCTATGGCGAATGCGAAAATTGTCTACGGTGCAGTCGACGTATTAGCAGAAGGTATGACAACTTATGTCAACCGTCGCGGTGTTACTGGACCTCACGCACGCATTGAGTGGGCGCTTGGACTGATGAACGACAGCAATACGATTTCTGAAAACATCACGCATTTAGTAGGTGACGGTTCATCTAGTGATATGAAATCCGTAGTCGTCGGACGCGGTAACCAGAAACAAAACTTCACATCTGAAATCGTACACTGGGGACTTGATACAGACGCTTTCATTTTGAAGCACGGTGTAATGAAAGAAAACTCTACTGCCATCTTTAATGGAATCGGTCGTATCGCAAAAGGCGCTACTCGTTCTAACGCAGTGCAAGAGTCACGTATTCTGATGTTGGGTGAAAGAGGGCGCGGAGACGCAAACCCGATTTTACTCATCGATGAAGACGATGTAACAGCAGGTCACGCAGCTTCAGTAGGACGTGTAGATCCTCTACAAATGTTCTATCTAATGAGCCGTGGTATTACACAAGAAGAAGCAGAACGCCTCATCATTCATGGTTTCTTAGCTCCAGTCGTTAGCAAATTGCCAATCGCAGGAGTTAGAAAACAATTGACGGAGGTTATTGAAAGGAAAGTGCGCTAA
- the sufC gene encoding Fe-S cluster assembly ATPase SufC, with protein sequence MAILEIKDLHVQIEDKEILKGVTLTINTNEIHAIMGPNGTGKSTLASAIMGHPKYEVTSGSITIDGEDVLAMEVDERARAGLFLAMQYPSEITGVTNADFLRSGVNARREEGDEISLMKFIREMDSKMEVLEMEEDMATRYLNEGFSGGEKKRNEILQLMMLKPKFAVLDEIDSGLDIDALKIVSNGINQMRGEGFGCLIITHYQRLLDYITPDKVHIIMQGKIVKTGGSELAKKLEVEGYDWIKEELGIEDETVGQEA encoded by the coding sequence ATCTTCATGTCCAAATTGAGGACAAAGAAATCTTAAAGGGTGTTACCTTAACAATAAATACAAATGAGATCCATGCAATCATGGGTCCCAATGGTACGGGGAAATCTACGCTTGCATCAGCAATCATGGGTCACCCGAAATATGAAGTCACTTCTGGATCAATTACAATTGATGGAGAAGACGTATTAGCAATGGAAGTAGATGAGCGCGCAAGAGCAGGTCTATTCCTAGCAATGCAATATCCAAGTGAAATCACTGGCGTAACGAACGCAGACTTCCTCCGTTCTGGAGTGAACGCACGTCGTGAAGAAGGCGATGAAATTTCATTGATGAAATTTATTCGTGAAATGGATAGCAAGATGGAAGTTCTTGAAATGGAAGAAGATATGGCAACTCGTTATTTAAACGAAGGTTTCTCTGGTGGAGAGAAAAAGCGTAATGAAATTCTCCAGCTAATGATGTTGAAACCAAAGTTTGCAGTACTTGACGAAATTGACTCAGGTCTAGATATCGACGCATTGAAAATTGTTTCTAACGGAATCAACCAAATGCGCGGTGAAGGTTTTGGTTGCTTGATCATCACTCACTACCAGCGTTTGTTAGACTACATCACGCCGGACAAAGTGCATATCATCATGCAAGGTAAAATCGTTAAAACTGGTGGTTCTGAATTGGCCAAGAAACTTGAAGTTGAAGGATATGACTGGATCAAAGAAGAGCTAGGTATCGAAGACGAAACTGTTGGACAAGAAGCATAA